A section of the Hyalangium minutum genome encodes:
- a CDS encoding helix-turn-helix domain-containing protein — MSPTKTQTEWKLAELAAEAGVSPRTVRYYVQRGLLPAPPFKGPDTVYGEEHLQRLKAIRVLQARFLPLDAIQVELTRLSPEELKALSEAQVPTDILPPAPTALSEPSPASGVSTPGPVQAGRQLPVTGYRRWELAPGLELHLADTADEKTRALAERVRALIEQSEER; from the coding sequence GTGAGCCCGACGAAGACACAGACCGAGTGGAAGCTGGCCGAGCTGGCCGCCGAGGCAGGGGTCTCCCCCCGCACGGTGCGCTACTACGTCCAGCGAGGGCTGCTCCCCGCTCCGCCCTTCAAGGGGCCGGACACCGTGTACGGCGAGGAGCACCTGCAGCGGCTCAAGGCCATCCGCGTGCTGCAGGCCCGCTTCCTGCCGCTCGATGCCATTCAGGTGGAGCTGACCCGGCTGAGCCCGGAGGAGCTGAAGGCGCTGTCCGAGGCCCAGGTGCCCACTGACATCTTGCCACCGGCTCCGACGGCACTGTCGGAACCCTCCCCGGCCTCCGGAGTGTCCACGCCGGGGCCCGTGCAAGCAGGGCGACAGTTGCCCGTGACAGGCTACCGGCGGTGGGAGCTGGCGCCGGGGCTGGAGCTGCACCTCGCGGACACCGCAGACGAGAAGACCCGGGCGCTCGCCGAACGCGTGCGCGCCCTCATCGAGCAGTCAGAGGAAAGGTAG
- a CDS encoding slipin family protein, producing MSELLGLLIPVVFLFFLFISGVRIVTEYQNGVVFRLGRYVGLKRAGFRWLIPFVERMVIIDLRTVARDVPPQDVITKDNVSVKVSAVVYFRVIQADKAVLQVEDYLYATSQLAQTTLRAILGQVELDDLLSQRDRVNKEIQQVLDAHTGPWGIKVSNVEVKNVDLPVEMQRAIARQAEAERERRAKVIAAEGEHQAAERLAQAADVLSRNPSSLQLRYLQTLVEISNSGNQTVIPIPLDLLRSLGMGR from the coding sequence ATGAGCGAGCTCCTTGGCCTGTTGATTCCCGTGGTCTTCCTCTTCTTCCTCTTCATCTCCGGCGTCCGCATCGTCACCGAGTACCAGAACGGAGTCGTCTTCCGGCTCGGCCGCTATGTGGGGCTCAAGCGCGCCGGCTTCCGCTGGCTCATCCCCTTCGTGGAGCGCATGGTCATCATCGATCTGCGCACCGTGGCACGGGACGTGCCCCCCCAGGACGTCATCACCAAGGACAACGTCAGCGTGAAGGTGAGCGCCGTCGTCTACTTCCGCGTCATCCAGGCCGACAAGGCCGTGCTCCAGGTGGAGGACTACCTCTACGCCACCAGCCAGCTGGCGCAGACCACGCTGCGCGCCATCCTCGGGCAGGTGGAGCTGGACGACCTGCTCTCCCAGCGCGACCGCGTCAACAAGGAGATCCAGCAGGTGCTCGACGCGCACACGGGCCCGTGGGGCATCAAGGTCTCCAACGTGGAGGTGAAGAACGTGGACCTGCCGGTGGAGATGCAGCGCGCCATCGCCCGCCAGGCCGAGGCCGAGCGCGAGCGCCGCGCCAAGGTCATCGCCGCCGAGGGCGAGCACCAGGCTGCCGAGCGCCTCGCCCAGGCCGCCGATGTGCTCTCTCGAAACCCCTCCTCGCTCCAGCTCCGCTACCTGCAGACGCTGGTGGAGATCAGCAACAGCGGCAACCAGACCGTCATCCCCATCCCCCTGGATTTGCTGCGCTCGCTAGGAATGGGGCGGTGA